A region of the Pseudomonas silesiensis genome:
GGCGGCCGCCGCCTGGCCAATTACCTGCGGGTGATGGTGCTGGAAGCCCAGACCATGGCCCGGGCGTGCGGCAAGTCGCATCTGCATAACCTGGATCCGGAGGATCTGGTGGCGTTGACGGTGGAATCGGCGGCCATGGCCCGGGTTCCGCTGGCGGGGACCAGCTGGATTCCGGGTTCCGGTTACTGAGACCTGCGCCTGTAGGAGCCAGGCTTGCCGGCGAAGGCGCCCTCAAGATCGCCTTCGCCGGCAAGCCTGGCTCCTACAGACGATGATGTTCAACTATTCGAAGAGACCACAACGGTCCGTCGCTTTGCCACTTGCTCACTGCCCGGCACTTCCCATTTCCTTTGCAGGAGCGTTGAACATGGTCAATCGTCCTTTGGGCAAATCCCTTCTCGGCGTGTTGATGGCCGGTGCACTCGTACCGCTCGCGCAGGCGGCCGATGCACCAACTTTGAACACCGGCAGCACCGCATGGATGGTCACCGCCACTGTGCTGGTGCTGTTCATGTGCCTGCCAGGCCTCGCGTTGTTCTACGGCGGCCTGGTGCGGGCGAAAAACATGCTCTCGCTGTTCACCCAGTGCTTCGGCATCGCCGGGCTGGTGGGGGTGCTGTGGGTGATGTATGGCTACAGCATGGTGGTCGACAGCTCCGGCATGGTCGAGGGGCAGGTGACATTCAATAGTTTTGTCGGTGGCTTGAGTCGGGCCTTCCTGGCCGGCATGACCCCGGACAGCCTGGTCGGCGAAATACCGGAAGGGGTGTTCGTGACCTTCCAGATGACCTTCGCCATCATCACCCCGGCACTGATTGCGGGTGCGTTCGCCGAGCGCATGAAATTCTCGGCAGCGCTGCTGTTCATGGCGCTGTGGTTCACCCTGGTGTATGCCCCGGTGGCGCACATGGTCTGGGGAGGAGCGGGGGCCTTGATGCATAACTGGGGCGTGCTCGATTTTGCCGGGGGCACCGCGGTGCATATCAACGCCGGTGTCGCTGCGCTGGCCGCCTGCCTGATCCTGGGCAAGCGCAAGGGTTATGAAAATACGCCAATGCCGGCGCACAACCTGAGCCTGACCATGGCCGGTGCCGCCATGCTCTGGGTCGGTTGGTTCGGCTTCAATATCGGTTCCGGTGGCGGCCTCAGCGGCACCTCTGGCGTCGTCATGCTCAATACCCAGCTGGGTGCTTGCGCCGGGATTCTCGGCTGGATGTTCACCGAGTGGTTCAAGGTCGGCAAGCCGAGTGCGCTCGGTCTCGCTAGCGGTGCCCTGGCCGGTCTGGTAGGGATTACCCCGGCATGCGCCTATGTGGGCGTCGGGGGTGCATTGGCCATCGGTCTGTTGTGCGGGGTGTTCTGCTACCTGAGCGTCACGGTGCTCAAGCGCCGCTTCGGTTATGACGACAGCCTGGATGTATTCGGCTTGCACGGCATCGGCGGGATGATCGGCGCGGTGCTGACCGGGGTCTTCTGCGTGCCGTCCCTGGGCGGCCTGGTGGAAGGCGTGACCATGGGCGCCCAGGTCGTGGCGCAAATCAAGGGGGTGCTGATGACAACGGTGTATTGCTTTGTCATCAGCTGGATCATTCTCAAAGTGGTCAATGCGCTGGTCGGCTTGCGGGCCCATGAGTCGGTGGAGGACATGGGGCTGGACCTGGCTGAGCACAATGAGCGTGCTTACAACCATTGAGGATGATGGTTGATCGATATCACTCTTGAGCTTGCAAAAAAACCCTGTCGTTGCCGGCAGGGTTTTTTTTTAATGTAGAGCGTCCAGCTCACCCCGACACCGGCACACTCACCACCTGCGGTCCGCCAAGCTGCACGGCACGCTGCAACTGGCTGGCGATCAAGGTGTTCTTCAGCAGATACGCAATCGTCATCGGCCCGACGCCGCCCGGCACCGGCGTGATTGCACTGGCGACGGTGCGGGCGCTGGCGTAATCGACATCGCCCACCAGACGAGGGCCGGATTCGCCGGCAATCCGATTGATCCCGACATCGATCACCACAGCCCCGGGCTTGAGCCAACTGGCATCGATCAAATGCGGCCGACCCACCGCAGCAACCACGATGTCCGCCATACGGCACAGCGTCGGCGCATCGACGCTGCGCGAGTGCACCACGCTGACCGAGCAGTCGGCCTGCAGCAGCAGGGTGGCCATTGGCTTGCCGACGATGTTCGAGCGGCCGATGACCACCGCGTGCAAGCCGCTCAAGTCACCGCAGGTTTCACGCAGCAGCCGCATGCAGCCGCTGGGCGTGCAGGGCGTCAGGACTTCGATGCCTTGCACCAGGCCGCCGACGTTTTCCCGATGAAAACCGTCGACGTCCTTGATCGGGTGAATGGCATGGATCACCGCCTGCTCGTCGATATGCGCCGGCAAGGGCAACTGCACCAGGATGCCGTTCACCGAGGCGTCGGCGTTCAACTGCGCAATCAATTCCAGCACCTCGTTCTGGCTGGCATTTTCCGCCAGGCGGTGCTCCAGGGATCGGATGCCGACCTCCTTGGCCCGTAGCAGTTTGTTGCGCACATAGACTTCGCTGGCCGGGTCTTCACCGACGAGCAGTACGGCCAGGGCCGGATAAATCTGTTCTTCGGCCAGGGCCAGGACTTCTTCCCGAACCTCGTCGAGAACCCGCGCGGAGATGGCTTTGCCGTCGATATCGCGGGCGAGTGCAGGGGGGGGGCTGATCAAAAGTGTCACCGTCGTCTTGATTGAAAAAGGGGCGAAATGATCATCGGGGCGTCGTTGCGCCCCGATGATCCATCAGAGACCTGCAGGCAAGTGCGTTCAGGCTACCAGTTGATGGCAGCCGTACACCACCAGAACACCCGCGATCAGTGTGGCATATGGCAACCAGCCGGCGCGTTTCCGACCGGCATCGGCCTGGATATACAGGTCGCTGAGCATCGCTTCGGGGAAGCGTCCGCGGTCCTGCACATAGTGGCGGTAGCAGAATACCGGCAGGATCAACAGCGCCAGCAGCAGGCCGGTCATCAGGGTTCCGGCGCCCCAGATATCGGCGCCCAGGCCCATGCAGGCCAGGTTGACGAAACTCAGTACACCGCCGGCCACCAGCAGCACGGTGGGGGCCTTGTACGGGCGTACCCAGTCCGGACGGTCCAGGCGATGGATCCAGCCGGCGTTGAGGTTGAGGAAGTTGAAGATGATGTAGCTGACGTTGGAGGCCGCGAGCACGAACACGTAGTCGGACATCAGTAACAGCAGCAGGTTGAACGACAGGTCGGTCCACATGGCGGCGGTCGGTGCGCCGTGTTCGTTGGTGCGGCCCAGGTATTTGGGCAGCCAGCCGTCCACCGACGCTTGGTACAGGGTGCGGGACGAGCCGGACATCGAGGTCATAATCGCCAGCAAGGTGGCAAGCACCAGCATGATCAGCACGATATTCGCCACCAGCTTGCCGCCGCCGATGCTGTCCGCCATGACCTGGCCGACACCCATGCCGCTGTAGATCGCCGGCGACAACAGGCCGCTGTAGACCGCCGGTGTGACCACCGCGCCGCTGGCGTCGAGCACCGCCGGTGTCACCAATTGGCCAAGACCGAGACTGCCCTGAAAGGCCAGGGGCACCAGGGTGAACACCAGGATGCACAACAGGCCGGCATAGAAGATCGCCTTGAAGGTGTCGCGCTTGGGGTCCTTGAATTCCCGGGTGTAGCACACCGCCGTTTCGAACCCGTAAGTCGACCACGCGGCCATGAACAGCCCGCCGGCCATCAGCGACCAGCCGGAAATGTCCCAGGTGCCGTCGATGACTTGCCCGGCCGCGTCATGGGCCAGGGGGTACAACGGCAGGAAGTTGGCCTGGGCCGCATCCCCGGTGAACAAGGGCACTACGCCCACCAGCAGCAAGGGAATCAGCGAGGTCACGCCGAGCACCAGGGTCAGGCGTGCCGAGCGTAGGATGCCGCCATGCTGCACGGCGAACACGGTCAGCAGGATCAGCAGGCCGATGGCGAACGTCGCGTTGATCCGCAGCGACAGGCCGCTCTTGATCCAGCCCAGGTCGAGCAAGGTCAGTTGCCAGGTGTTGATCAGTGCATCGGCGGGAAACAGCGCGGTGAGGATGTAACCGGCCGCCAGCCCTGAACCGATCGACAGCACGGGCGACCAGGCCAGCCAGTTGCACCACACCGACACCGGTGCGATCAACTTGCTGTAGCGCACCCAGGCGACGGCACCATAGACCGAGGCTCCGCCGGACTTGTGCGGGAACAGCCCGGCGATTTCGGCGTAGGTGAAAGCCTGGATAAAACCGAACAGGATCGACACGATCCAGACGATCCAGGCCGGTTTGCCGACCGTGGCGGCAATCGCGCCGATAGAGAACAGCACCAGGGCGGGCACGCCACTGGCGACCCAGAACGCCCCGCGCCAGTCGATCTTGCGCTGCAGGCTGCCCATTGAACCGGCGGCCTGGGGTACGGCCTCGAACGTAGTCGCTTCCATCTTCGTATTCCCATGTTTGAGTCGAACGAGTCCTGTAGGAAGCTTGCTCGCGATGAACATAAAAACACCGCGATTAGCCAGAAAAACGGGGTAATCGTTAACGTTTTTCGCGAGCAAGCTCGCTCCTACAGGTGTGGGTATGGGCAGGAAACAGTGAGTGTGAAGCCGATCAACTGCGTACCCGGCTCTTGTCCGGGTCGTAGAAAATCGGGGCGGTGACCGTGGCGCTGATGCGCTTCTGCAGGCCGTCGACTTTGCCGATATCCAACACCGTGCCGACGTCGGCACAGGCCACGTCGACCCGGCACAACGCGATGTTGCTGGCCAGCAGTGGCGAGCGGCAGGCACTGGTGATGACCCCGACCTGGGCCCGGCCGCGGTACACCGGGTCACCGTGGTGGGCGCCTTCATTGCCACTCAATTGCAGGCCCACCAGCTTGTGGGCCGGATGAGCGCTGCGCCGCAGCAGGGCCTCGCGACCGATGAAATCATCGGTCTTGCTCTTCAGCGGTACGCTGAAACCGATACCGGCCTCGAACGGATCGGTCTGGTCGCTGAACTCGTAGCCGGCAAAGATCAGCCCGGCTTCGATGCGCAGCATGTCCAGCGCTTCCAGGCCCAGCGGCACCAGGCCCAAGGGTTGGCCCAGGGCCCAGATCCGGTCCCAGACTCGCCCGGCATCCTCGGGCTGGCACCAGACTTCGTAACCCAGCTCGCCGGTGTAGCCGGTGCGCGAGATCATCAGCGGGCAACCGTCGTAACCGTCCAGGCGACCCACCAGAAAACGGAACCAGCCCAGGCTTTCCAGGCTCGGCTGATCAGGCGCGGTCCAGACCATCTGCTTGAGCAGCTCACGACTCATCGGGCCTTGCACCGCGAGGTTGTGGATCTGTTCGCTGGCGGACTTGACCCAGACTTTCATGCCGAGCTTGTGCGCCTGCTCGCGCAGCCAGACCCCGGCGTAGTCTTCGCCGCAGATCCAGCGAAAATTGTCCGCGCCCAGGCGCAGCAAAGTGCCGTCGTCGAGCATGCCGCCGTGCTCGTGGCACATCGCCGAGTACACCACTTGCCCCACTGCCAGGCGCCGCACATCGCGGGTCAGGCAGTACTGCAACAAGGCTTCGGCGTCGGGGCCGATGATTTCGAATTTGCGCAGGGCGGTCAGGTCCATCACCGCCACCCGTTCGCGGCAACCCAGGTATTCCTCGATCGCGCCATAGCCGTCATAACGCAGTGGCAGCCACCAGTTGCGGTAGTCGACGAAGGTGCCGGTCAAGGCGCGGGTGCGTGAGTGGAACGCGGACTCACGGGTAAGGATCGGGTCGGCATCGGCCGTGGTTCGAGTGCTCATGGCGATGGAAAAACGCTCCTTTTCGCTGTAGATGCGGACATGGATATCGCTCGGGTTCCAGCCATTGGCCGGGTCGATGTCATCCGGGCACGAGGTGCTGGCGCACAGCAGGTCGGTCATGGCCCGCAGCAGCACGTAATCGCCTGGACGCGACCAGGGTTCATCCAGGGTCATCTGCTGGTGCGCGTCGATCCCGGTATTGAAGAAGAAGTTGATCGCCGGCCAGCCATTGCGGGCCTTCACCCCATGGGGCGAAAGCACCTGGCTGAGGTTGTCGCTGCAGTTGTCGTGCCCGAAGTAGCCATGGCTCTCGTAGTAGCGTGCGGCGCAGGCCAGGGCGAAGGAATCGTGGCGGCCGACGGTGTCACGCACCACCTCGAGCATCGGTTGCATCCGCCGGTCGAAAAACTTCGAAAACAGACCCGGTGCCGGGTAGGCGCTGCCGTTCAGCGTGCGGGTGACGGTCTGGTCCAGGTCCAGCTCCAGGCCGCGATCCAGTGCCCGTCGATCCAGGGCGACGAAGTCGGAGCACTGGCGCCCGGCGACATCCAGCACCTGTACATACTGACCTTTGCCGACGGCGTAACTGTGGGCGGTGCCGGCACCGAGGGTGAACTCGTCGAGTAGCTCGCCCAAGGGTTCGGGCAACACGGGGAGCAGCAGCGGCGAGGGATTGGCCCGAGTCACCCATAACCTGAGTTCGCTGGGCCGGTATTGCCGGTCGACGGCGGTCAATCCGGCGGGTGCCGCGACGATCACGAGTAGCTCATCGCTGGCGACGAAGCGGCGACTGAAATCGGCGGGGCTGTCCTCGTCCCAGAGTGAGGCGGCGCTGGGTAGGTGTCGTGGATCAATCGCGCGTCGGATCAGCGCATCGCCAATGCGGCGCGACTGCAAGGTCGGTTCGGCGAGCCGTGCGCCGATAAACCCGCAGGCCGTCGAACCGCTTAGCGCCCAGGCGGCCAGGGCGCTGCGCCCGAGCCTGTCCATGGCCAGCAAATGGCAAGGTTGGCGGCCTTCGAGGTCGATCACTTGCAGGCTGTCGCCGGGCTGCAGCTCGACAAGGGTCAGGCCGCCGGCGGCCACCTGATAGCGCTCCAGGGCCGGGGGCCGGGCAAAGAGTCCGGGCTCCCGCGGGCGGGAAACACGAGGTGCGTTCATGGCGAGGCTCCCGGGTCAACCGATCGACTTGACGGACATCGGCGGTCCGGCGAGGTACGCCGCCATGGAGTCGTCAAGGGCATGCAGCCAAGGCGTGTGGTGGGGCGGCGACTGGGTGCCGGTCATCAGCGAGCGATAGGACTTGTCGCGGTAACCCATGATGTCGTGGGCCTTGTCGTGCTTCCAGTGCAGGAAGGTGTCGTTGACCGCGGCGATATCGAAGTTCGGGTAATCGGTGGCGTCCACCAGCTGCTGGATGTAGGCGCCCTGGAATTCAAACATTTGCTGGTTGGTTTCCAGTGTCTGTTCCCGTGTGTGCCATTGCAGGCTGTCGGCGATCATCTCGGCCTGGCTCGGCAGCTGGATGCGTCCGAGGATCACGTCGCGGGCGTACCAGGCCTGGGCGTCGAACATGTTGAACGAGTACCACTGGTCCTGCATGCCGAGGTAGATCAGTTGCGGGTTGGGCTCCCAGAAAATGCCCTTGTACAGGTTCAT
Encoded here:
- a CDS encoding ammonium transporter: MVNRPLGKSLLGVLMAGALVPLAQAADAPTLNTGSTAWMVTATVLVLFMCLPGLALFYGGLVRAKNMLSLFTQCFGIAGLVGVLWVMYGYSMVVDSSGMVEGQVTFNSFVGGLSRAFLAGMTPDSLVGEIPEGVFVTFQMTFAIITPALIAGAFAERMKFSAALLFMALWFTLVYAPVAHMVWGGAGALMHNWGVLDFAGGTAVHINAGVAALAACLILGKRKGYENTPMPAHNLSLTMAGAAMLWVGWFGFNIGSGGGLSGTSGVVMLNTQLGACAGILGWMFTEWFKVGKPSALGLASGALAGLVGITPACAYVGVGGALAIGLLCGVFCYLSVTVLKRRFGYDDSLDVFGLHGIGGMIGAVLTGVFCVPSLGGLVEGVTMGAQVVAQIKGVLMTTVYCFVISWIILKVVNALVGLRAHESVEDMGLDLAEHNERAYNH
- a CDS encoding bifunctional 5,10-methylenetetrahydrofolate dehydrogenase/5,10-methenyltetrahydrofolate cyclohydrolase; protein product: MTLLISPPPALARDIDGKAISARVLDEVREEVLALAEEQIYPALAVLLVGEDPASEVYVRNKLLRAKEVGIRSLEHRLAENASQNEVLELIAQLNADASVNGILVQLPLPAHIDEQAVIHAIHPIKDVDGFHRENVGGLVQGIEVLTPCTPSGCMRLLRETCGDLSGLHAVVIGRSNIVGKPMATLLLQADCSVSVVHSRSVDAPTLCRMADIVVAAVGRPHLIDASWLKPGAVVIDVGINRIAGESGPRLVGDVDYASARTVASAITPVPGGVGPMTIAYLLKNTLIASQLQRAVQLGGPQVVSVPVSG
- a CDS encoding APC family permease → MEATTFEAVPQAAGSMGSLQRKIDWRGAFWVASGVPALVLFSIGAIAATVGKPAWIVWIVSILFGFIQAFTYAEIAGLFPHKSGGASVYGAVAWVRYSKLIAPVSVWCNWLAWSPVLSIGSGLAAGYILTALFPADALINTWQLTLLDLGWIKSGLSLRINATFAIGLLILLTVFAVQHGGILRSARLTLVLGVTSLIPLLLVGVVPLFTGDAAQANFLPLYPLAHDAAGQVIDGTWDISGWSLMAGGLFMAAWSTYGFETAVCYTREFKDPKRDTFKAIFYAGLLCILVFTLVPLAFQGSLGLGQLVTPAVLDASGAVVTPAVYSGLLSPAIYSGMGVGQVMADSIGGGKLVANIVLIMLVLATLLAIMTSMSGSSRTLYQASVDGWLPKYLGRTNEHGAPTAAMWTDLSFNLLLLLMSDYVFVLAASNVSYIIFNFLNLNAGWIHRLDRPDWVRPYKAPTVLLVAGGVLSFVNLACMGLGADIWGAGTLMTGLLLALLILPVFCYRHYVQDRGRFPEAMLSDLYIQADAGRKRAGWLPYATLIAGVLVVYGCHQLVA
- a CDS encoding DUF1989 domain-containing protein, which codes for MNAPRVSRPREPGLFARPPALERYQVAAGGLTLVELQPGDSLQVIDLEGRQPCHLLAMDRLGRSALAAWALSGSTACGFIGARLAEPTLQSRRIGDALIRRAIDPRHLPSAASLWDEDSPADFSRRFVASDELLVIVAAPAGLTAVDRQYRPSELRLWVTRANPSPLLLPVLPEPLGELLDEFTLGAGTAHSYAVGKGQYVQVLDVAGRQCSDFVALDRRALDRGLELDLDQTVTRTLNGSAYPAPGLFSKFFDRRMQPMLEVVRDTVGRHDSFALACAARYYESHGYFGHDNCSDNLSQVLSPHGVKARNGWPAINFFFNTGIDAHQQMTLDEPWSRPGDYVLLRAMTDLLCASTSCPDDIDPANGWNPSDIHVRIYSEKERFSIAMSTRTTADADPILTRESAFHSRTRALTGTFVDYRNWWLPLRYDGYGAIEEYLGCRERVAVMDLTALRKFEIIGPDAEALLQYCLTRDVRRLAVGQVVYSAMCHEHGGMLDDGTLLRLGADNFRWICGEDYAGVWLREQAHKLGMKVWVKSASEQIHNLAVQGPMSRELLKQMVWTAPDQPSLESLGWFRFLVGRLDGYDGCPLMISRTGYTGELGYEVWCQPEDAGRVWDRIWALGQPLGLVPLGLEALDMLRIEAGLIFAGYEFSDQTDPFEAGIGFSVPLKSKTDDFIGREALLRRSAHPAHKLVGLQLSGNEGAHHGDPVYRGRAQVGVITSACRSPLLASNIALCRVDVACADVGTVLDIGKVDGLQKRISATVTAPIFYDPDKSRVRS